In Pseudomonas fluorescens, the following are encoded in one genomic region:
- the ppsA gene encoding phosphoenolpyruvate synthase, protein MVEYVVSLDKLGVHDVEHVGGKNASLGEMISNLAGAGVSVPGGFATTAQAYRDFLELSGLNQQIHDALDALDVDDVNALAKTGAQIRQWIMEAEFPEKLNAEIRTAFATLSAGNPDMAVAVRSSATAEDLPDASFAGQQETFLNIRGVENVIRAAKEVFASLFNDRAISYRVHQGFDHKLVALSAGVQRMVRSETGTAGVMFTLDTESGFRDVVFITGAYGLGETVVQGAVNPDEFYVHKGTLAAGRPAILRRNLGSKAIKMIYGDEAKAGRSVKTVDVDKAERARFCLTDAEVSELAKQAMIIEKHYKCPMDIEWAKDGDDGKLYIVQARPETVKSRTQANVMERYLLKETGTVLVEGRAIGQRIGAGKVRIIKDVSEMDKVQPGDVLVSDMTDPDWEPVMKRASAIVTNRGGRTCHAAIIARELGIPAVVGCGNATQLLKDGQGVTVSCAEGDTGFIFEGELGFDIKKNSVDAMPELPFKIMMNVGNPDRAFDFAQLPNAGVGLARLEFIINRMIGVHPKALLNYDGLPLDIKESVDKRIAGYDDPVGFYVEKLVEGISTLAAAFWPKKVIVRLSDFKSNEYANLIGGKLYEPEEENPMLGFRGASRYISESFRDCFELECRALKRVRNEMGLTNVEIMVPFVRTLGEASQVVDLLAENGLARGQNGLRVIMMCELPSNAILAEEFLEFFDGFSIGSNDLTQLTLGLDRDSGIIAHLFDERNPAVKKLLANAIAACNKAGKYIGICGQGPSDHPDLAKWLMEQGIESVSLNPDSVLETWFFLAEGQAQA, encoded by the coding sequence GCCCTGGCCAAGACCGGTGCCCAGATCCGCCAATGGATCATGGAAGCCGAGTTCCCTGAAAAACTGAATGCCGAAATTCGTACCGCGTTCGCCACGCTGTCCGCCGGCAACCCTGACATGGCCGTGGCCGTGCGTTCTTCGGCCACCGCCGAAGACTTGCCCGACGCTTCCTTCGCCGGCCAGCAGGAAACCTTCCTGAACATCCGTGGTGTCGAAAACGTCATTCGCGCCGCCAAAGAGGTGTTCGCTTCGCTGTTCAACGACCGCGCCATTTCCTATCGCGTACACCAGGGCTTCGACCACAAGCTGGTTGCCCTGTCTGCTGGCGTGCAGCGCATGGTTCGTTCCGAAACCGGCACCGCCGGCGTGATGTTCACCCTCGATACCGAATCGGGCTTCCGTGACGTGGTGTTCATCACCGGCGCCTACGGCCTGGGTGAAACCGTCGTGCAAGGCGCGGTGAACCCGGATGAGTTCTACGTCCACAAGGGCACGCTGGCGGCCGGTCGTCCGGCCATCCTGCGTCGCAACCTGGGCAGCAAGGCCATCAAGATGATCTACGGCGACGAAGCCAAGGCCGGTCGTTCGGTGAAGACCGTCGACGTGGACAAAGCCGAGCGCGCGCGTTTCTGCCTGACCGACGCTGAAGTCAGCGAGCTGGCCAAGCAGGCGATGATCATCGAGAAGCACTACAAGTGCCCGATGGACATCGAGTGGGCCAAGGACGGTGACGACGGCAAGCTGTACATCGTGCAGGCCCGTCCGGAAACCGTGAAGAGCCGCACCCAGGCCAACGTCATGGAACGTTACCTGTTGAAAGAAACCGGCACCGTGCTGGTGGAAGGCCGCGCCATTGGCCAGCGCATCGGCGCCGGCAAGGTCCGCATCATCAAGGACGTGTCCGAGATGGACAAGGTCCAGCCAGGCGACGTACTGGTTTCCGACATGACCGACCCGGACTGGGAACCGGTCATGAAGCGCGCCAGCGCGATCGTCACCAACCGTGGCGGCCGTACTTGCCACGCGGCGATCATCGCCCGTGAGCTGGGTATTCCAGCGGTAGTAGGTTGCGGCAACGCCACCCAGCTGTTGAAAGACGGCCAGGGCGTGACGGTTTCCTGCGCTGAAGGCGACACCGGTTTCATCTTCGAAGGCGAACTGGGCTTCGACATCAAGAAGAACTCCGTGGATGCCATGCCGGAGCTGCCGTTCAAGATCATGATGAACGTCGGCAACCCGGATCGCGCCTTCGACTTCGCGCAGCTGCCGAACGCCGGTGTGGGCCTGGCCCGTCTGGAGTTCATCATTAACCGCATGATCGGCGTGCACCCCAAGGCACTGCTGAACTACGACGGTCTGCCGCTGGACATCAAGGAAAGCGTCGACAAGCGTATCGCCGGTTACGACGATCCGGTCGGTTTCTACGTCGAGAAACTGGTCGAAGGCATCAGCACCCTGGCTGCAGCTTTCTGGCCGAAGAAAGTCATCGTGCGCCTGTCGGACTTCAAGTCCAACGAATACGCCAACCTGATCGGCGGCAAGCTGTACGAGCCGGAAGAAGAGAACCCGATGCTGGGCTTCCGCGGTGCGTCGCGTTACATCAGCGAATCGTTCCGCGACTGCTTCGAACTCGAATGCCGCGCCCTCAAGCGCGTGCGCAACGAGATGGGCCTGACCAACGTCGAAATCATGGTGCCGTTCGTCCGTACCCTGGGCGAAGCGAGCCAGGTGGTCGATCTGCTGGCGGAAAACGGCCTGGCCCGTGGCCAGAACGGCCTGCGCGTGATCATGATGTGCGAACTGCCGTCCAACGCGATCCTGGCTGAAGAATTCCTCGAGTTCTTCGACGGTTTCTCCATCGGTTCCAACGACCTGACCCAGTTGACCCTGGGCCTGGACCGTGACTCCGGGATCATTGCGCACCTGTTCGACGAGCGTAATCCGGCGGTGAAGAAGCTGCTGGCCAATGCGATTGCCGCGTGCAACAAGGCCGGCAAATACATCGGCATCTGCGGTCAGGGCCCTTCGGACCACCCGGACCTGGCCAAGTGGCTGATGGAGCAGGGCATTGAAAGCGTTTCGTTGAACCCGGACTCCGTACTGGAAACCTGGTTCTTCCTGGCTGAGGGTCAGGCGCAGGCTTGA
- a CDS encoding OmpA family protein: MKLKNTLGLAIGTLIAATSFGALAQGQGAVEIEGYAKKQYFDSDRNFKNDGILPGGSIGYFLTDDVELRLAYDEVHNAVTNDGKNVKGANTALDALYHFNNPGDMLRPYVSGGFSDQSIDQFGSNSRDRSTFANVGGGAKLYFTDNFYARAGVEAQYNIDQGNTEWAPSVGVGVNFGGGSKPVAPAPVPEVCSDSDNDGVCDNVDKCPDTPANVTVDADGCPAVAEVVRVELDVKFDFDKSVVKPNSYGDIKNLADFMTQYPSTTTTVEGHTDSVGPDAYNQKLSERRANAVKQVLTNQYGVESSRVQSVGYGESRPVADNKTEAGRAVNRRVEAQVEAQAK; the protein is encoded by the coding sequence ATGAAACTGAAAAACACCTTGGGCTTGGCCATTGGTACTCTTATTGCCGCTACTTCGTTCGGCGCATTGGCACAGGGCCAAGGCGCAGTTGAAATCGAAGGCTACGCAAAGAAGCAATATTTCGATAGCGACCGTAACTTCAAGAACGACGGCATCCTGCCGGGTGGTTCTATCGGTTACTTCCTGACTGACGACGTTGAACTGCGTCTGGCCTATGACGAAGTGCACAACGCCGTTACCAACGACGGCAAGAACGTAAAGGGCGCGAACACCGCTCTGGACGCTCTGTACCACTTCAACAACCCAGGTGACATGCTGCGTCCTTACGTCTCGGGCGGTTTCTCCGACCAGAGCATCGACCAGTTCGGTTCGAACAGCCGTGACCGTTCCACCTTCGCCAACGTTGGCGGCGGTGCCAAGCTGTACTTCACCGACAACTTCTACGCCCGTGCTGGCGTTGAAGCTCAGTACAACATCGACCAGGGCAACACCGAGTGGGCTCCTAGCGTCGGTGTCGGTGTAAACTTCGGCGGCGGCAGCAAGCCGGTTGCTCCAGCTCCAGTACCAGAAGTTTGCTCCGACAGCGACAACGATGGCGTTTGCGACAACGTTGACAAGTGCCCGGACACCCCGGCCAACGTAACTGTTGACGCTGATGGCTGCCCAGCTGTTGCTGAAGTCGTTCGTGTAGAGCTGGACGTGAAGTTCGACTTCGACAAGTCGGTAGTCAAGCCAAACAGCTACGGCGACATCAAGAACCTGGCTGACTTCATGACGCAGTACCCATCCACCACCACTACTGTTGAAGGTCACACTGACTCCGTCGGTCCTGACGCTTACAACCAGAAACTGTCCGAGCGTCGTGCAAACGCCGTTAAGCAAGTTCTGACCAACCAGTACGGTGTTGAGTCGTCCCGCGTTCAGTCCGTTGGCTACGGCGAATCCCGCCCAGTTGCTGACAACAAAACTGAAGCTGGTCGCGCTGTTAACCGTCGCGTAGAAGCGCAGGTTGAAGCTCAAGCTAAGTAA
- the rraA gene encoding ribonuclease E activity regulator RraA yields MHYLTPDLCDAYPELVQVLEPMFSNFGGRDSFGGEIVTIKCFEDNSRVKEQVELKGNGKVLVVDGGGSLRHALLGDMLAEKAAKNGWEGLVIYGCIRDVDIIAQTDLGVQALASHPRKSDRRGLGDLNVVVTFAGVTLRPGEYIYADNNGVIISPSPLKMPE; encoded by the coding sequence ATCCATTACCTCACGCCTGACCTGTGCGACGCCTATCCGGAACTGGTGCAGGTGCTGGAACCGATGTTCAGCAATTTCGGCGGCCGTGATTCGTTCGGCGGCGAAATCGTGACCATCAAGTGCTTCGAAGACAACTCGCGGGTCAAGGAGCAGGTCGAGCTCAAGGGGAATGGCAAAGTGCTGGTGGTAGACGGTGGCGGTTCCCTGCGTCATGCGTTGCTGGGTGACATGCTGGCCGAGAAAGCCGCGAAAAACGGTTGGGAAGGGCTGGTGATCTACGGTTGCATCCGCGACGTCGATATCATCGCGCAGACCGATCTGGGCGTTCAGGCCCTCGCCAGCCACCCGAGGAAATCCGACAGGCGCGGGCTCGGCGATCTCAACGTTGTGGTGACGTTTGCCGGTGTGACGCTCCGTCCAGGCGAATATATTTATGCGGACAACAACGGCGTGATCATCTCGCCAAGCCCGCTGAAAATGCCTGAATAA
- the sigX gene encoding RNA polymerase sigma factor SigX: MNKAQSLSMRYDPRELSDEELVARSHSELFHVTRAYEELMRRYQRTLFNVCARYLGNDRDADDVCQEVMLKVLYGLKNFEGKSKFKTWLYSITYNECITQYRKERRKRRLMDALSLDPLEEASEEKTPKPEEKGGLDRWLVYVNPIDREILVLRFVAELEFQEIADIMHMGLSATKMRYKRALDKLREKFAGIAET; the protein is encoded by the coding sequence TTGAATAAAGCCCAATCGCTATCCATGCGCTACGACCCCCGCGAGCTCTCTGATGAGGAGTTGGTCGCGCGCTCGCATTCCGAGCTGTTTCACGTAACACGCGCCTATGAAGAACTGATGCGGCGTTACCAGCGGACATTATTTAATGTGTGTGCACGATATCTCGGGAACGATCGCGACGCAGACGATGTCTGTCAGGAGGTCATGTTGAAGGTGCTGTATGGCCTGAAGAACTTCGAAGGTAAATCGAAGTTCAAGACATGGCTATATAGCATCACGTACAACGAGTGCATCACACAGTATCGCAAGGAACGGCGAAAGCGTCGCTTGATGGACGCTTTGAGTCTTGACCCCCTCGAGGAAGCGTCCGAAGAAAAGACGCCGAAACCTGAGGAAAAGGGTGGACTTGATCGCTGGCTGGTGTATGTGAACCCGATTGACCGTGAAATTCTGGTGCTACGATTTGTCGCAGAGCTGGAGTTTCAGGAAATCGCAGACATCATGCATATGGGTTTGAGTGCAACAAAAATGCGGTACAAACGCGCTCTAGATAAATTGCGTGAGAAATTTGCAGGCATTGCTGAAACTTAG
- a CDS encoding mechanosensitive ion channel domain-containing protein: MELDLWTQSLVTAMTALWTKVANFIPNLFGALVVLLLGFVVAKLLDTLLSKLLAKLGLDRLMGGTGLTKLLSRAGLQVPISTLIGKIVYWFVLLIFLVSAAESLGLERVSATLDMLALYLPKVFGAALVLLVGVLLAQLANGLVRGAAEGVGLDYASGLGRIAQGLVIIISISVAISQLEVKTDLLNHVIVIVLITVGLAVALAMGLGSREIAGQILAGIYVRELYQVGQQVRVGEVEGQIEEIGTVKTTLLTDEGELVSLSNRILLEQHVSSR; the protein is encoded by the coding sequence ATGGAACTTGATCTCTGGACTCAGAGCCTCGTCACTGCAATGACTGCGTTGTGGACCAAGGTTGCGAACTTCATTCCGAACCTGTTCGGCGCACTGGTTGTGCTGCTGCTGGGTTTTGTCGTGGCCAAGCTGCTCGACACCTTGCTCTCCAAGTTGCTCGCCAAACTGGGCCTTGACCGCTTGATGGGTGGTACCGGCCTCACCAAATTGCTGTCCCGTGCTGGATTGCAAGTTCCTATTTCGACCCTGATCGGCAAGATCGTCTATTGGTTCGTTCTGCTCATTTTTCTGGTTTCTGCCGCAGAATCCCTTGGACTTGAGCGAGTTTCAGCTACGCTGGACATGCTTGCGTTGTATTTGCCGAAGGTATTCGGCGCGGCGCTGGTGTTGCTGGTAGGTGTCTTGCTGGCGCAACTGGCCAACGGGCTGGTGCGCGGAGCGGCAGAAGGCGTAGGTCTGGACTATGCTTCAGGGCTTGGACGAATTGCCCAGGGCTTGGTGATCATCATCAGTATTTCGGTTGCGATCAGCCAGTTGGAGGTCAAGACTGACCTGCTGAACCATGTGATCGTGATTGTGTTGATAACCGTTGGTCTGGCGGTAGCGCTGGCCATGGGGTTGGGAAGCCGGGAAATTGCCGGCCAGATTCTTGCGGGAATCTACGTGCGTGAGCTGTACCAGGTTGGGCAACAAGTGCGTGTTGGCGAGGTCGAAGGCCAGATCGAAGAGATCGGCACGGTTAAAACCACATTGCTGACCGATGAGGGTGAGCTAGTCTCTCTTTCCAATCGGATCCTCCTTGAGCAGCATGTGAGTAGCCGCTAA
- a CDS encoding zinc transporter ZntB codes for MFEEENAQWGLVHALVLDGRGGARSIARTELDDLQLQANESLWLHWDRSHPQTRTWLRKSSGLSEFSCDLLLEENTRPRLLQLSDSELLLFLRGVNLNPGAEPEDMVSVRIFGSAQRVISLRLRPLRATEELLVQLSEGKGPKTASELILCMAQYLTNKVQDLVSDLSEVVDAEEEKLDADERYTPEHGSVLQIRRRAAALKRFLAPQRDIFGQLTRIKLPWFVEDDGDYWNELNNSLTRYLEELELTRERVGLVLEAEDRRLSLRMSRTMYRFGVITGIFLPMSFLTGLLGINVGGIPFSASPYGFLIACLLVVSVALGQWWLYRRLRWV; via the coding sequence ATGTTCGAGGAAGAAAACGCGCAATGGGGGCTGGTGCATGCCCTGGTGCTGGACGGTAGAGGCGGCGCGCGTTCGATTGCCCGGACTGAACTCGATGACTTGCAGCTGCAGGCCAATGAGAGCCTTTGGCTGCACTGGGATCGCAGTCATCCGCAAACCCGGACCTGGTTACGCAAATCCAGCGGTCTGAGCGAGTTCAGCTGTGACCTGTTACTCGAAGAAAACACCCGTCCGCGACTTTTACAACTTTCGGACAGCGAACTGCTGCTATTTTTGCGCGGGGTCAATCTGAACCCCGGTGCCGAACCGGAAGACATGGTGTCGGTGCGGATCTTCGGCTCTGCCCAGCGTGTCATTTCCCTGCGTTTGCGTCCGTTGCGTGCCACTGAAGAGTTGCTGGTGCAACTGTCCGAAGGCAAGGGGCCGAAAACAGCCTCCGAACTCATCCTTTGCATGGCGCAGTACCTCACCAACAAGGTGCAGGATCTGGTCAGCGACCTCTCGGAAGTGGTCGATGCGGAAGAAGAAAAGCTGGACGCCGACGAACGGTATACTCCTGAGCACGGATCGGTTTTGCAGATTCGTCGCCGGGCGGCTGCGTTGAAGCGTTTTCTCGCTCCGCAGCGGGACATTTTCGGTCAACTGACGCGGATCAAATTGCCCTGGTTTGTCGAGGACGATGGCGATTACTGGAACGAATTGAACAACAGCCTGACCCGTTATCTCGAAGAGCTCGAGTTGACCCGGGAGCGCGTGGGGCTTGTGCTGGAGGCGGAAGACCGGCGATTGAGCCTGCGCATGAGTCGCACGATGTATCGCTTCGGTGTCATCACCGGGATCTTTTTGCCAATGAGTTTTCTGACCGGGCTTTTGGGGATCAACGTCGGTGGCATTCCATTCTCTGCGAGCCCGTATGGTTTCCTGATCGCTTGCCTTTTGGTGGTCTCGGTGGCGTTGGGGCAGTGGTGGTTGTACCGACGTTTGCGCTGGGTCTGA
- a CDS encoding alpha/beta fold hydrolase — MQSSSNLFPVALISAERRGDLSEDVYRLKPGNSPDFTVELAVTRLGMADESSSRGVPVILLHGSFSNRRFWFSPKGLGLGAYLARLGFDVWIPEMRGHGLSQRNHDYRKNRVADYARYDLPAIGAFVREQSGQVPHWIGHSLGGTTLAAALGGEYIGEPVVASAAFFGTQVSRTYWPLKIPPVEWSGRFILKRFAQLSGSRLKRGPEDEPIGLALESMRWFGLFGRFGDADKDWWAGLAEVKLPVLAVSAAGDHQDPAWACRKLFDQVGSQHKQFINLGREQGFGDNFGHVEMLVSKAAQAEVWPLVSRWLADQQTPLPGAQQDFAAAI, encoded by the coding sequence ATGCAAAGCAGCAGCAACCTATTTCCTGTCGCCCTGATCAGCGCCGAACGGCGCGGTGATCTGAGCGAAGATGTCTATCGTTTGAAACCCGGTAACAGCCCCGACTTCACCGTCGAACTGGCTGTGACACGCCTTGGCATGGCCGATGAGTCGTCCTCCCGTGGTGTGCCGGTGATCCTGCTGCACGGCAGCTTTTCCAATCGCCGGTTCTGGTTTTCTCCCAAGGGCCTGGGGTTGGGCGCTTACCTGGCCCGCCTGGGGTTCGACGTCTGGATTCCGGAAATGCGCGGTCACGGCCTGTCCCAGCGTAACCACGACTACCGCAAGAACCGTGTCGCCGACTACGCACGCTATGACCTGCCGGCCATTGGCGCGTTCGTGCGCGAACAGAGCGGGCAGGTGCCGCACTGGATCGGTCACTCGCTGGGCGGTACTACGCTGGCCGCAGCGTTGGGTGGCGAGTACATCGGCGAGCCGGTGGTGGCCTCGGCGGCGTTTTTCGGTACACAAGTCAGCCGCACCTACTGGCCATTGAAGATTCCGCCGGTGGAGTGGAGCGGTCGCTTCATTCTCAAGCGGTTTGCCCAGTTGTCCGGTTCACGCCTCAAGCGTGGCCCGGAGGACGAACCGATTGGCCTGGCCCTGGAAAGCATGCGCTGGTTTGGCTTGTTCGGGCGCTTCGGCGATGCCGACAAGGACTGGTGGGCAGGCCTGGCCGAGGTCAAGTTGCCCGTACTGGCGGTCAGTGCCGCGGGTGATCATCAGGACCCGGCCTGGGCGTGTCGCAAGCTGTTCGATCAGGTCGGTTCGCAGCACAAGCAATTCATCAATCTGGGGCGCGAGCAGGGCTTCGGCGACAATTTCGGTCACGTGGAAATGCTCGTCAGCAAGGCAGCCCAGGCTGAAGTCTGGCCGTTGGTGAGTCGCTGGTTGGCCGATCAGCAGACGCCTTTGCCGGGAGCACAACAGGATTTTGCCGCGGCAATCTGA